A region of the Pseudoprevotella muciniphila genome:
AACGATCTGCAGAGTCTGTAAGATGACCTTATTTACAACATAGTGTTGCATCACATCCGGCATTTATCCACTCTTTATGTAGAAGGGAGCGCTGTCCGTTAAGCACACTAATACTATTTAAGCATCTCGTCAATTTTCATACTGGTTGGTGGAACGTTTTTCTCTACAATATTGCCTTTCCTGTCAATAAGGAGCGTGAAAGGGATTGCATTGAACTGAAACGTGTTGCAGAGGAGATTCCATTCGTCCGACGTGAGAAAGATGTGTTCACCTTGAATGTGATTATCGGAGAGGAACCTCTCACTTGGTTCACGGGGTGAGTCTTTTTCGTTGCAGATGTAGAGGAAACGTACTGGCGCGTCTTTGTATTTCTCGACGAGTGTGCGCTGGTCGAGCATCCCCTTGCGGCAAGGTCCACACCCGATGCCCCAGAAGTCCATGTATATGACGTTGCCGGCATATTTGTCCTTCAGCGATTGAAAGAGAGAGTCGCCTGGTGTGGAAACTGACGCCTCCATTCGAGCATTTCCTTCGCGTTCGATGACAAAGTGGCGGTAGACGTCCACGGCATGGTGACAGATAGACGAGGCGGTAAACAGTGGCATGGCTGCGGCCAGTTCTTCTGCCTTGCGAGTGAGGAACCATTCAGCGGAGTCCTCGTAGTCAAAGTCAAGGACGCGATGAAGTAAGCTGAGCTGCATCATGAATCCCGTATTGTCAAGTTTGAAACGCGAGCGGATGCTGTCGCTGCACATCGCATAATAGTCTGCCAAGGAAAGCAAGTGGCCCTTGTCAAACTCAAGCATTTCGCGGTGAAGCGCAGGGTCGTAGTTGTGCGGCAGGACGAAGTTCTCTTTGTAATTGCCCAGTTCATCGGAGTCGGTCGACTTGCTCCATCTTTCCATATCGTTTGCCAGGAACAAGTATGCGTTGAGTACATAGAATTCCATATTGTTGACGACACCGCCGCCATCAGCTGCGAGGATCATCAATGGATTGTCCATCAAATAAGACTGCCTTGCCGAAAGGAAATCGAAGAATGAGTCAGAGGAAATCGTCAGGGCTGGATTAGGCTTTCCGTCCTCGTTCCTTGTTCTCCACCGCCATTGATGCACTGCCACAAGCATTTGCTCCAGCGGCATAGCCAGCAGACTGGTCTTCAACACATCCTTTGCGTAGTTTGAGCAATCTTTCAGCGCGGCGATGGTATCAGCATCTATGGCACTGGCTATTCGGTCGAGTTCCCTGACCTTTCTGTTTTTCCACTCTAACATGAATTCACGGTTCATTGCCTCCCAGGGCGTCTGTGTTTCTTTCGAGGCGAACTGAGTCTCCAACTGTGGCCAGACGCTGTTCACTTCTCCTGTGGCGCCACTGCCTGAGATTGTTGCTTCGCTCCCTGCGTCATCAATCAATAAATCCAAGGTGTCACCAACAGCGATAAAAGCAGGCGGAATTTCTGCACCATCAAAGTAAACCCATCCTGAATGCGGCAGACTAATCAGTTCAAGAAAAGAACCATCGGGTTCGATGTTAATCGTTCTGACGAAATCTTGATTCGAGAACAGATCCGTCCCTGTCACATTGAAAGTTGAGAAGCTGTGTTCCGTCCGATTGACAAAACGCCCCTTGACTATTGCTTTTCCAGCATGGAAGTGGTATTCATCTATCGTACCCGAGGGGTAGCTCCTGAGCATGGCATTTATTGCATACTTCTTTTGGGCAATGCAGCATGTTATGGGTAGCAGTGCAAGCAGGAAGGTGATGATGGTTTTATTCATTTTCGTTTCGTTTGTAATTGTCTTTCTTTATTTATATACGCAAATCTTCGTGGGAATATGTCGGAGAATATGTTAATTTTTGTTAATTAAACAAATTTACGCGTAACTGTGCATGCCGCCTAAAAGGAAATTTACACCGAAGAAGGTCATCAGAACGGTAAAGAAGGCCAACACCATATAAAGATGATATATGAATGCTTTGCGCATAGAAGGCAGAGAACGACTGTGGAGTGGGAGAGAGTAAACCAAAAGTGTGATTAGTGCCCACACTTCTTTTGGATCCCAACTCCAGTAGTTCCCCCATGATACATTTGCCCAAATAGCACCAAGAAAAATTCCGGTGGCAAGCATAAATACGGCAGGATACAGCATCGACCTGCTCAATATGGTCAGTTGGAGTATAGATTGATTTAACCTAAAATCTCTCGTTTTAATACACATAAGCACCAAACTAAAAATTCCACTGAGCATACAAAACGCAAAAAGCGAATAGGCTATCATGATGATAGACACATGTGCACTGAGCAGTGGAGAATTCAGCACAGGCATCAAATTTGTGATTTGAGGAGACATCTGTCCCAGGTGCGATACAAGCAAAGTGAAACCTGCAATAAGAAAAGCAAACGGTTGGGTATAGCGTATGCGATATTGCAGAAGAGATCCGAGAAACAATGTGAACAATGCCATGAATAGCATCGTCTCATAACCATTCGAAAGTGGAATCCTGCCTATGATAATCCACCGCAGAATGTATGTGTACAGTTGGAGCAAAAAGGCAACAATCATGAACATAGCAAGGATGTTGTAAGCCTTCTTTACACTAACAATGTGGCTGTTCTTTTTACCTTTTGTCATGGCATAAAGCAATAGGAAGAAAGAGAACAGACCCAGTGTCAGGCAACTCATAAAGAGTATCTTTGTTACAGGCAAGGCATTGTAGATGATTTCTGCTTCTATGCGAGCGGAGGAAACTCTTGATTTGCCCGTGGCAGGCCGAACAAGCGTACCTTGAGTAAGCATAAGAATCAAACCCACTTTTTCATCTAACTCTTGAACTGATTTCTTCAAAGACACATTTCCCTGATACTCTTTGGCAGCAAAGTCTTTTAGTTTATAATCATTAGCATTAAATAGTTCCGTGAACTTGGCATATTTACCATTGATGCCGAGTAATTGACGTAATTCTGCATGCTTAACGAGTATCATAGGCTGTTCTTTCCATACATCAGGACGAAGCCCCCAACCGAAAAGAACTTGTTCTGCACTAAGACCCCGATAAGTCTCTTTGCCATATATTTTTTTTAAGAAATCACAAGCCAAGGTGTTGAGAGGAGCAGTACGATTGTTGTATATTACCTGTTGCCGCGATAACTCATTTGCCTTGTCGCGGTTAATGCTTGGAATAGCCTCTGCCGCAGTCGTGCTTAAACTGAATGAGCAGAAATAAAGCAAAGCAAAAAGAAAAAGATTTCTACGGAGCAAAGGATGGCGAAGCAGTCTGCGGAAAGTGTTGCTAAGCAGCAGAACCATAATCATTGACAAGGCCAAAAGAGCATAACCAAAATAGGTGATATTCGTACCCCACAAATCATAGTTTACTGTAAGAATCGTCCCGCGACAGTCGCTGTCGAAAGATGTTTGGTAAAACCTGTAACCATCTATGGAGAGGATGTTGTTCATGGAGATTATGGAGGATTGTGAAATCGAATCACCCGAAATGTGATACGTCACGAAACTCTTGTAATCAGAAGGTGCTGTCGTACCAGGGTAGCATTCCACAGCAAAACTGTCAAGCCTCAGCGAGAAAGAGAGTGGGGAGGATTCATTCGTTTTTTTTAGGAAGAAATAATCAGCAGTTGAACCTTG
Encoded here:
- a CDS encoding TlpA family protein disulfide reductase, whose product is MNKTIITFLLALLPITCCIAQKKYAINAMLRSYPSGTIDEYHFHAGKAIVKGRFVNRTEHSFSTFNVTGTDLFSNQDFVRTINIEPDGSFLELISLPHSGWVYFDGAEIPPAFIAVGDTLDLLIDDAGSEATISGSGATGEVNSVWPQLETQFASKETQTPWEAMNREFMLEWKNRKVRELDRIASAIDADTIAALKDCSNYAKDVLKTSLLAMPLEQMLVAVHQWRWRTRNEDGKPNPALTISSDSFFDFLSARQSYLMDNPLMILAADGGGVVNNMEFYVLNAYLFLANDMERWSKSTDSDELGNYKENFVLPHNYDPALHREMLEFDKGHLLSLADYYAMCSDSIRSRFKLDNTGFMMQLSLLHRVLDFDYEDSAEWFLTRKAEELAAAMPLFTASSICHHAVDVYRHFVIEREGNARMEASVSTPGDSLFQSLKDKYAGNVIYMDFWGIGCGPCRKGMLDQRTLVEKYKDAPVRFLYICNEKDSPREPSERFLSDNHIQGEHIFLTSDEWNLLCNTFQFNAIPFTLLIDRKGNIVEKNVPPTSMKIDEMLK
- the ccsA gene encoding cytochrome c biogenesis protein CcsA, which gives rise to MNRILKNIILFLLTTMVIALGIGTIIEKVNGSEYVSEKIYHSLWFCLLWGFISVLSLVVIFKRKMWRQFSVFCLHLSFLVILAGALTSYMTSKDGTLHLRQGSTADYFFLKKTNESSPLSFSLRLDSFAVECYPGTTAPSDYKSFVTYHISGDSISQSSIISMNNILSIDGYRFYQTSFDSDCRGTILTVNYDLWGTNITYFGYALLALSMIMVLLLSNTFRRLLRHPLLRRNLFLFALLYFCSFSLSTTAAEAIPSINRDKANELSRQQVIYNNRTAPLNTLACDFLKKIYGKETYRGLSAEQVLFGWGLRPDVWKEQPMILVKHAELRQLLGINGKYAKFTELFNANDYKLKDFAAKEYQGNVSLKKSVQELDEKVGLILMLTQGTLVRPATGKSRVSSARIEAEIIYNALPVTKILFMSCLTLGLFSFFLLLYAMTKGKKNSHIVSVKKAYNILAMFMIVAFLLQLYTYILRWIIIGRIPLSNGYETMLFMALFTLFLGSLLQYRIRYTQPFAFLIAGFTLLVSHLGQMSPQITNLMPVLNSPLLSAHVSIIMIAYSLFAFCMLSGIFSLVLMCIKTRDFRLNQSILQLTILSRSMLYPAVFMLATGIFLGAIWANVSWGNYWSWDPKEVWALITLLVYSLPLHSRSLPSMRKAFIYHLYMVLAFFTVLMTFFGVNFLLGGMHSYA